The Silene latifolia isolate original U9 population chromosome 4, ASM4854445v1, whole genome shotgun sequence region AGGAACGAAGCTACTTTATTGTACCAGTGGCCGAATTATCAATCTTACCTACTTAACTACTTTGTATATTTTTAGTCATAAttgtttcttttttttaaagTTATTGTGTACTACTATTTTCTCAAAAAACTCGTTAGGGTAGCCTGTGCTTAGCTCCGTCTCTGATAGTGTGTGGTGGTGGGTAGTGTGTGGTGGTGGGTAGGGTGGTGGTGGGTAGGGTGTCATTGTGAAGTATGGTGGTGGTGGGTAGGGTGTCATTGTGAAGTAACTCGAAAGGAATAGTGTGTGGTGGTGGGTAGGGTGTCATTGTGAAGTATGGTGTAGATGGATGATGCATCACTCCATCAACAACAGTGGAAGTGTTTGATTCATCGAAGAAACACACGAGCAATGGGATTGATCGATCAATGACTAAATAGGAAGAAGAAAGATACATAGGAATAAAAAAAGCAAAAAGATTTATAAAAACAAAAAAGTGAATGTTGTCCTTTAAAACATCTGAAATTTTTCAGATCATGTCATGTCATTCAATGCATgtcttaatctttccttacttTCTTGGGATCATTTTCATTTGATTTTCTTCTGAAAATTTCTGATTTATTCATTTTTATACTTAATTAGCAAATTGATGTTGCCAATCCAAGTCAGTCTGGTTTGCAGACTCAATGACATAAGTTTATGTGTTCTTAGGCACTTAAGGCTACTAATTGTTCTCTATTTCTCTTAGTTCCGCAAGTGTTATATTTTAGGTATATAGGTATGTAGTGTGTCAATAATTGAGGTTAATTCAATAGAGAGGGGAGGGACTCAAACTAGCTGCATCATGCATGCAACTTATGGTCCATTTTATGCTTCACAAGTGCCATGTGAAGCACATATTTCGATTTACGCAAATTTTTATTTAGGATGGTTAGACACAGATATATTCGTTTTTTTTTAAATGGAGATAAATTGGTGGATGAGACGGAAAACATAATGTTTAGAAATGACAAACTTTTGTCTCATCTGTATATTGGGTAGTATAGGACTCTTTTTACACTTAAGATGGATATGATTAGTTTAAAAGAGGCCAATTGTTCGGCTTCAATAATGTTCTAGTTTATGTGTTATTGACTTAGTGGCTTATGTCGAGTTTTCATTTAACCCTGCTCTATGGTTGTACTCGAATTCTGTATGATCTGGTtgttatttgtttaatttaaacattttttatACTTAAAAAATATAAGCGTGGTGTGGTATTTTTCAGTTGAGAATGCTTCAGACCTTGTTCTTTTCAGCTTAATTAATTTATCTCTTATTAAGTTCACTTCAGTCAAGTTCACTTTAAGTTCAACTCACTTTAGCTATAAATGATGCACCAGTAATAAATAATGAACCTCCATTTCTTTTGAGGAAATAGAGAGGATTCTTACCCACAACGGTGTCATACAATTGTAAAAAGACATTGGCTTAGCAATAAATGAATACGTACAATACTCTctccgtctcggtcatttgttatctattcatttcggcacaaagaccaaggaaatgagaaaaagtagagaaaaaaaataataaactaaGGTGTTCTCTCACATCTACATTTACCCCACATCACACACCCACTTGTCCACTTGTGTAAAGCTTACCAAAAGAGCAAATAGATAACAAATGGGTgatacacccaaaaatggaaatagataacaattgaccgggacggatgGATTATTTTTCTTATACAAATAGACTATCTTATGATATAAAATCGTCTTATCCTATAATTTAGGATTTTAGTTTGTGGTTAATGAGGGGTTTGAAAAGTACTAGAGGTACTACTTTTGCACACAGTTACACATTTGTTCTTAAGTCATGAGATGGATAAAAAGGGACGGTCTACAGAATAAATGAAGAATGAGTATTTGAAATGTTAGAAATAATCTGTGAAAATTCAGAATCAATCAAATCTAAGTTACCCTATTTCTTCTGTAAGATCTAAGACGTGAAACATAAGCAATATATTGGCATTTTGGCAGGTTTACATTTTTCTTTTGCCAGAGTCCCCACTAACACTattttttcttaaaaataaattattattattattataaatatattCTTTAACTTTATTTCCTTCAGTTTTCAGGTTTTAGTTATGATTATGTTCTTAGTTTTTTGGAACTTTGAGATAGATCTTCTATGCTCTAGAAATTGACTTTTTGAAATGCAATTTCATGCATGCATGTCAATAAAATGTCAACGTAGCATTGATCATAGAgtcaaaaaaattgaatttaagtCATTTTATATGAAATATTAATCATATATGGTATTGGATTTTTTTATATACGTTATTAGTAATTACAACCCCAAAACTTGAAGCACTGGCAATTCGTAGTACGGAGTAATTGCAAGTAGTACAGAGTAATTGCAATCCAAAAACTGTTTTATACTTGTATATATTATCATAAATTTTAATTCATGTTGCAAAAAAATTCGATCAAAAACCCGATATGATTATCCTGGCACCTTCAACCCCATCATCTCGATCTTATTCTATCTTTTGCTATCTCCAAAGTTGGCATGTTCGTCATCTTGATGTTAATAATGCCTTTTTACGGGGCACATTGATTGGCACCTTCTACATGTCTTAATCTTCCGGCTTTGTCAACTCCTCCCATCTTTCCATGTGTGTAAGTTGTCTTACTCTATGTAGAGCCTCTAATCCCTCAGACTACTTTGTTATTATTGGCATTCTTCGGTACCTACCGTTAACTCGACCGGATATAGCCTTTAAGGTCGATAAATTGGCCCAACACATGAAAGTTTCTCAAGATAATGATCTTTTGAATAAAAAAAGCTATTCTAAAACTCAAAAGAAGCAATGATTTTTTTTAGCAGCAGTAAAGACAATATAGCTTACACAGTATTAACCCGgctctcgaaaaaaaaaacgcaaTGATTTGTGTATACCTAGAACAATTTTTTGATCTATCACAACATGTACAATACTTGTTACTCCCACTCAAATTAGACAGTAGATAGATACACGAACTAAATCTAAGATAAGATTATTGTGGGGATGCAAATTAGATTTAGTATTTGATTGTGACAAATCATATTATTCCATACATACTTACAAGTTTATTAATCAAATAGTGGACCCTGGCCAATCATAGGGACTTGAAGCATGTCATAACCATCCAATTGTGCGTGATCAAATAAACTTTATTTGAgtcttaaaataataaaaatcatTATTAGCTAATCATCTCATGAATAATACAAATATAACCTCTCTTTTGGCATAGATATAATAAGACTATACCAAATAGGACTATAGGAGTACTCATTAAGACAAAGGTTTCCATAATTCACAAATTATACTATAAAATCGTATATAGTGCGACTATTTTAAAAAAACATCATTTTATAATAATAAGTgactattttattttaaaaccaCTTTTATTATCATAGATCATCACTTTTTAGAAATAGTAACTTTTAACATAAAATTGTCACTATTTATCATAAAGTGGTCAGCTTTTTAGCTATCACACCATACAACGTTAACGATCGTACACAATAATTACAATTCATAATTATATTTTTGAGACTATTATGCTCTTGTTCCTTCTGTCTTAATTTCagcttatttcagttcagttcagttaagcTCGCCTATTTACAAATTaactcaattcagttcagttcaactttaTTCAATTCAGTTACGCTCTATTAAATTCAGTTCGGTCCAGTTCAACTCCTTTCAGCCGAAAAAACACAGTCTATGtctcaaaaataattacatgGAAAGCAAAATGTAAGCAGTTGCATGCTACTTTGCTTTTTTTTCCTGACCaaattgagttttattataaatttATGATACAATAAAATCTGAAATGATATGAAGGACAAATCTGTAGTTTGAAAATGTTCGAGTAATTCAAAAATGAAAATAATATTTGCCTTTTTTGACCAAATTAAGAAGGAAATGATGCATATAGGAGGTTGGGGTTCCCTTGCTTTTTACATGCAAAGTGTTGCAACATATATTCCTTTGCGCAGAAAGGTGAAACGCATACCGAATATGCATTAATACATTTATTAATAAAGTATACACCACAATTCCATCTAAATACAGAATAGTGTGAATTCATAATATAATGATCATGATTTATGCAACGTATATTGTACGTACGCTTTGTACAATTATGAATGCTTTATGTGAATAGGTCCGAATTCGAACACTTTGAATAGGTCCGAATTCGAACACTTTGACCCTTTAAAGTttcgcaaattcttgtttcagatggACATATGTGACCACTTTATGGTTAAATGTAATCACAATGGTACAGTCAGTGTTACAGCTTATGCTAACTTGTTTTTCAATAGTGGTCACATCTGGTTGTACAATGGTTACAAAATCCCGTCTTATTACTTCAAACCAAAATAACCGGTCTGAAGCAAGACTAACTGTTAAAATTTATATTTTTGCATATTAGTTTGTAATAATAGGGACTTTTGTAAGTTATAGTTAAAGGTTACTTTCTGTGTGTCAAACATTTTGAGTCAAGTCATTACTCCTTGATTGCTTACTTTCAATATAAGAACTCGTGATACACCAATATGTATCCTTTTAAAGAGCGTCAGTTATATCCAAAGGCACCACCCAATAacgttatttcattttcttttttaatCCGGTTTACTAATATAGTTATACTTATAttggaaaattcacgtggtaccctcaaactttgtcattttgtacGTGGTATCCAACTTTTTATGTTTGTGAACATTTTTGTTTAATGAAAATAtcaaatcaaccatatcttcgatcttaaatttccgaatgaccaTTTTTGTTTTATCAATTTATGGATCTCGAagagataatcaatttgaaaaaaaaaaaaattagtcaatttcGATTTATGGTCTATAATTTATGCTCAATTTAAAATTTTAAGAACGATAAAAAGGACACGTTGTGCTTGAAAATAAAATCTCAAGGATATcttgtgcacaaacttaaaaagttggataccacgtgcaaaatgacaaagtCCGTACTTATATTTAGCTGGAATAACACATGAACATGATTGATGGTTTAAAGATTGGGTCATAATTATAACCCAAGTGTGGCCACTTAGGATAAAGTGGACTGGACTCAGCCTGTAATTGACAAGCTCATTTGGGCCAGATCCGAATGCATGTGCTTTTCATTCTCCCGTCCTAGTTTTACATAATCCACCAAGTATATGACCTCAAATTTTTAGTCCCAGACCATCCAAGCTCGAGCTCGGTTCAAATCTCGTCGAGTCTAAAAAAGTAAAGCTCAAACTCGGCTTGGAAAAAGCTAGAGTTCGGTTCGAGCTGGTTTTACATTATATTttctttttttcaaaatttttatttctgaaatctaactaaatataatatttttaaaaataaataattttatgaaatacaagataatatattataatatatttataaatgtcaaaataacATAAAATTTGATGTAAAGTTAATATTACAATgtaaaaaagcataaaaaaaaactaTAAACGATTCCAAACGAATTTCCGAGACGAGCCTTGTTGAGCTCGGGATCAGCTCAGATTCAATTAAGCTCAGCTCGAGCTCATTCTGATCAAGCACGAGCCAACCGAGGGATCAACGAGTCGGCTCAAATCACTTACAGCCCTTTCCCAAACGGTCAATTGGCAAGTAGAGGTTAAAGTAATATTTATCGAGTTTCACTATCACCGTTTTAGCGGGTTGCATAAATATTTAGTATTATTTAAATAGagaattaaaaaaacaaaaatatcatttataaattctCCTTAAATACCAAAAAAAAAGTTCAATAAAATCACACTTGTACATAGggctgttaatgagacgagacagctcgcgagcaactcgagctcggctcggtcaaagctcggctcgtgtgAGCTCGGCttgagagcttaacgagtcaagccgagcaaacgttggctcggctcgaaaagctcgtgagcggctcgaacttgtgtaattagatgagatattactcatattttataaaaatattttgtcatgattatatatttgtatcacacatatcaaaAATGTCTTATTGATTTTCCAATATTTGTATATCAAACTTTCGAGCCTTGTTTTTCAACATATCGAGAGAGAAAAAACGACAATTCAACAATTATATATTGGCTCGAGTTgagctcgagtttggctcgagctcgcaTTAAAGCTCGCAAACTTGATAACGAGCACAATTTTTccaagctcgggtaagctcgagatcggctcgaactcgagttttactttatgatcacaagccgagcaaggccaagctcgggttcggctcggctcgttaacacccctaCTTGTACATAGTCTTATACAAAGTGGTGGAACTAGGGGGCCCCGGGCCGAGCAGAGACGGATGAAATTTTCGagttttttagttaaatttttcgaatttttaattGTACTTTAGATTATTACTTATTTTTTCGACCCGTAAATTTGGCTTATACAAAAaccattttttttgtatttttacgAGCTCATATACTCTCCCTCATGCAAAATCATAAACTTGTGATACAACCACGTGTACAAATATTTCCTACGTGCCACAAACCCACCTCTCTTTAAATCCAACACAACAAAACTCAACATTCACCTTAACCTTCAACTTCACCTTCTtcaaaatcatcaaaacaaaTTGCATTTCCATTTTCCAAAACCTCATGAGAACAACAACAATGGCAGATCAATCCCACCAACTCCATTACCAAAACCAACTTCAAAACCTTCAAAGAAAAGGTCAAGAAGCCGTAACAAACTTCAAAAACTTCCTTCAACAAAACTCACCTTCAACTCCACACCTCATAGCATTATTCATAGTCGTACCGGTCGGCGccttccttttgttcttatcaggGTTATCCTTTATGAGTTCACTTATCGGTTTAGTCGTCGCAACTCcggttttcattttttttagtcCGGTTATTGTACCGGCTGCTCTTGGTGTTGGGCTTGCGGTTATTGGGTTTTGGTTGTCCGGTGCGTTTGGGATTACTGGGCTTTCGGCTTTGTCGtggattattaattttattaggtaTCGGACCGGTGGTTTGGAGCATGTCATGGAACGGGCCGGTGAGACGGTGGGTCAGATGGGCCAGAAAGTGAAGGAAATGGGTCAGGATGTTGGTGGTAGCCCTGGTAGGGGTCGTGAAGTGGGCCGGACATAATTTTTATGGGCTTGGTTAAAAATGTCCGTTGCATGCACATGCATAAGGCAGTTTGAAATTTTCTGTTTTTCTTAAAGTTTTTTACTGTATGCTTTCATGTAACTTTTACATTTCATAAACTTGTAGTTTATGAAAGTTTTGGTTGTAGGTAAGTTAATCCCATAATAGTTTTAATTCATCCATCacgatcatttgtttatcttttttatTCCCCTTGAACTCGGGAAGGTTTATTTTAATTGAAGGTCATTaacaatgcaaaaaaaaaaaaaaaaaaaaaaaaaaaaaaaatcaaaaatttgaaAACTTCGACTTTTCCATTTTCTGCGGTTGAAAACTTCGCCTTCTCCATTTTTCAGCAGGGCGAGCACTTCTGCTAACCCCTTAAATCCGCCACTGTGTGGATGTAATTTAGGCAACTGAGCACTTCTGCTAACCCACTAAATCCGCCAGTGTGGATGTAATTTAGGCAACTGGAGTCCCGAAATTGCCGGAGCATACGCTCACACTACCAGACGTATATATTGGCCCGAGTGGATGAACGAGGAATACAAATGAATGGCAATCAAAAACTGTTGTTAAACAATCAATACACCGGAAAACAAAGATTGAAACATGAACACACCTTAAAACACGAATCGTCAAAAATCTCCGAAGCTGTTTTGAGTTTTGACCGGCAGTCATCAAGAAATCAGATATGGATAAACCATGTAAGAACCGAGCTAAGTGCTCTTAAACTGCAATAGACGTAAAACCGGAGTTCCCAATCGAATATTAGTTCAATTCGGCAACCTACATTGTTCTACTGTTATTCCATTATGCTTCTAATTCTTCTTTTCAGGAAGATTACAGAAATATTAGCTTCTTATATACAGACATTCTGAAGAAGCGGGCCGTTTGCAGTTTCATGAATGCATTGTCGAAAGCCTCTTGATGAATAGATTGAAATTCGATTCACGGTCTAGCATGCTTATCCTGACGTATTGTGGGCTCATTCCGAAATGCTTTCCGCCTCTTGTTAATACTTTGTGCTTTCTAAGAAAGCTTTCACAATCCTCTGCCTCGCTCTCACACTTTAACCATGCAAAagctgaaaattcaaaattcaacaTAGGGATTAGATCTAACATGCAATGTTACTTATACGCTTTTCGTTGGCTGCCAGTCTACACTGCGCGAAAACACTTCAACTAATTACGATGAGCACAAGACCCCAAATCATTAACCCTACAGTTAATAAACGAGGAATACATTAGGATTTAAGTCGGTCTTACAGGCGAGAGTGAGTGAGACCAGCCATACAAAACGACGACTAAGTGAAGGACCGATTACCTGGTTGAGTCTTAAATGTTCGATTAGTATACGTGCAGAAAGCAGGAGGGAACTCAGGAGTACTGAACATCCTACTCTGCTTGACTGCTGCCCTCAACTGTTTCCATCTATCCTCTATAAGGTGATGGCTGTTTTCGAAAAAGTTCTctctattttgaaagtcacctgTGTTGTCACAGCTATTTGAGACGGCCTGCAAAATCTTGGCTGCTCGAAGTTGTGAATCTTTCGAAACACCAATGCTACTTAGCTCGATGAATTTGGTCATCCTTTTTGCAACTTCATCATCCTTCACGAGTGCCCACCTGCGACACACCATTAAGATTCAATAACCAAAATTATGAGTCATGACAACTTCCTAGTTAAACACATCTTAAAATACATCCATTGTGTATAGTAATGCTAAGCCTTGAATTTCTTCCAGATTTATCGATCAGAAATTTGTTATATTCACTAATCTAGCCACATATAACATTATGGCGTTTTGAGTAGACCTAGCTAAAGTAGCACTACCAGAATACGTAACTCGAACAGTCCAGATCCAAGCCTGGCTCTAACTCGAAAAGTACAACCAAAAGTAGACGTGAACCAAAATGTCTAGGCCCAAAACAGCTAATTAGAAACAAAAGTCAAAAACTCTAATAGTCACAACCCAAAACGACCTGAAAATGTCGTCCGATGGGCTGGAGCTCCAATCATTGACCCGAAAACATCCATAACCCGAACAACGGCACAAGAGCACACCTAAAATGACCCAACTTTTAATGACTCGAGCTGAATAACCCGTTTGCCAAGTCTAGTTTGAGCATGGTTTAAAATCCTGATGTCGGTCGTAGTCGTGGGTAGCGGTATAATCGGTCCTTAATCAGCCATCACGGATGGATCGCGGTGAATCTCGGACGATGTCTCATACCGGTCGTGAAAATCCGATACAACTCGGCCAAGATTGAGCTATGGTCCTGAGACCCCACAACTTGGATAGCTAAATCTGTCAATGTTGAGCATTTGATAACCATAATGCCCATAACAAAAGCAAATAATGATTATAAAAATATATGACCCCATAGCAAGAACTTCTAGCTCCATTACTATGTTATATTCTAAGAATAATCGGGTCTATAGATATCTAGAATATGTACAAGTTAAGTTTTCCGTGGAAAGGACAATGTATGACTTGGAAAAATTACCGTCTTTTACCCAAAGAaccagccgaccccaaatcattttgggattaaggctctgatgttgttgttgttgttttacccaaagaacATTACTAAATTCAGTAGGTTTTTTTAGTAAGCTTACCCAATGCGCATTCCAGCATGCCCGGTGGTTTTAGAG contains the following coding sequences:
- the LOC141653922 gene encoding oleosin H2-like; this encodes MADQSHQLHYQNQLQNLQRKGQEAVTNFKNFLQQNSPSTPHLIALFIVVPVGAFLLFLSGLSFMSSLIGLVVATPVFIFFSPVIVPAALGVGLAVIGFWLSGAFGITGLSALSWIINFIRYRTGGLEHVMERAGETVGQMGQKVKEMGQDVGGSPGRGREVGRT